The region GTGTACCCGATCATCCCGCGGATGTTCGGGGCCTGGTAGGCCCACGGCTGGCCGGGATACGGAGAATTGAACGGAATGGGCGCCCCCGTGAGGAGCTTCGTCTCGATCAGCCGCCCGGCTTCGTCGCGCGGCGAATGGCACTGGATGCACAGCGCCACGTCGTGCACGAGGTAGCGCCCGCGCTCGACGAGCGGTCCGGCCGGGGCCGCCGGTTTGGCCGCCGGGGCGCCCGAGGCCTCTTTCGGCGCCGCGCCGGCCGGCGGCGTCTTCGGCCCGGCCGCGACGACCGCGAGAGACAGCCCGATGGCGAAGACGGCGAGCTTCATATCGACCTCCGACGGACGGGACCCGACGCTGATCGTACCAGCATCCTCCGAAGTCCCGGAAGCGATCCCGGCGCGGCTGCTACGATCCCGCCGTGATCTCTCTCGTGATCCCGATCCGCGGCGAGCCCGCCGGATGGTGGGAGAATTTCACGCCCGTCTCGGCCGATTTCGAGATCGTCGTGGTCGACGGC is a window of Thermoanaerobaculia bacterium DNA encoding:
- a CDS encoding c-type cytochrome — protein: MKLAVFAIGLSLAVVAAGPKTPPAGAAPKEASGAPAAKPAAPAGPLVERGRYLVHDVALCIQCHSPRDEAGRLIETKLLTGAPIPFNSPYPGQPWAYQAPNIRGMIGYTEGEGVRLLTEGITRGGTPPRPPMQQFHMSPEDARAVVAYLKSLH